A stretch of DNA from Triticum dicoccoides isolate Atlit2015 ecotype Zavitan chromosome 2A, WEW_v2.0, whole genome shotgun sequence:
tgatgatgatatgtgtcggttgaacttgtatactttctgtagcgatgaaactttgtgatgtccatggtccctgccgaacttgcgtaacgctactttgttagtttgggtacgatgacatgcgtacctctagttaattagtttgcgtactatatgttgcatctagttgctaaccctttctttttcgtgtttctctagtatattttgttgcatatgatcgtACATTCTCTTGATGAAGGTGCATCTCTAACAAGTACCTAGATTATTGATGGCGAAGAAGCAGTGCTATGTCATGTACAAAAAGAAGGTTCCAGGAGTGTATGATGAGTGGCCTGAGTGTTAGGCGCAAGTGgatgggttctcgggcgccagccataaatgcctcaaaagcagacaagaagccgaagctagttacttaaggttcacgctagcgcgagagaggactcgtaaccgccgcctcatgtactgcatagttccgctctcactcatagtgatagctcttctcgcgtacatCATTGTTTAGAtaaatgacgatgtagttgcaagtattcgagacttgtatcgctattttcgagatgatgacgagagaccactttgtgttggatgatgatgacatgatttgatgagactatttgtatgtatatgctatgattacatttgtggtctcgcagccatttgtatgtgtatgatgatgacatttgtatgtgctaaagattcttgtataaagcctattcaaatacaaaacaaatatgcagaaaaaaattcaaaaactaaTAAAATTAGCAATAGCGAGGGGAGTAAAGTTAGTAGCAGCGTGCCACTAGCAGTAGCGCGGCCTAATACAAagcgctagagctattagcagtagcacgCTGTTCTACAGCTCGCTGCTACTATGCTTGTATAGCAGTAACACGGGCCAACACGTGCTGCTGCTacaggttagctgtagcgccgtatcaaTAGCGCGGATGCCCGCGCTATTGCTATACctaaaacccgcgttgctgctaggcttttccctagtagtgctctgGCTAACATATTCGACTGTTCTGTTGGTCAAATGCCTTTTACGTACTTGGTCCTACCTCTTGGGACATCAAAACCATCTGTTCAGGACCTCATGCCCATCATTTGCAGTGCGGAACGTCGCCTTACCCCAACCATTGCAATGATGTCGTACGGGGGTAAACTCTCTTGGCTTAACGCTACGGTCATGTCCTTACTGATCTATGACATGTGCACTTTGAAAATCCCTCCCAAGATACTTGAAATGCTTGATAAAATCAGACGTCGATGCCTTTGGACAAAAAAGAATGAACAAGGAGACAAGTGTAACTCCCTGGCTGCCTGGGATATGGTATGCAAACCAAAGAAATGCGGAGGGTTGGGAGTGATCAACTTAAAAATTCAAAATGAAGCCCTCCTGATGATTTTTTTGCATAAATTCTATAACAAGAAGGACATTCCATGGGTCTGTTTGATCTAGGACGCTTATTATTCTGACAAAATACCACATGCCATAGATCCATTGGCCTCTTTCTGGTGGCGTGAAATTCTTAAACTCACGTCCAAATTTTGTGGGATTTCCAAAGTTCTGGTGGTAGATGGGACGATGATGCCTTTTTGGAAAGATCTCTGGCTGGACAACATAATACAAGACTCACACCCCCGGGCTTTCTCGTTTGCATTGCATGAAGACGTCTTTGTCAAGCGTTTCTTGGAGAGCACGACATTGCATGAGAACTTTCATTTACCGCTCACACCCCAAGATCTCAACGAATTACGGGACCTTCAAACTCTCTCCTGGCAAACCAACCCGACCACCTCAATCTCTGATATCTGGTTATATACGTGGGGCAAAACTGAATTCAAAGCATCTGATTATTACAAGTTTTGCTTCAGAGAAGCTCGTGCCCATCCTACCTTCAACCCGCTCTGGCGATCTAAATGTACAATGAAGCTCAAGGTGTTCGGGTGGCTGCTCTTCCATGACCGTCTCAACACCCGCAATATGTTGAGGAGGCGCCATTATAACATTGGGCATGACTATGATTGCCTCCTTTGTGGATGCCATGTTGAAGAAACGGTTGATCATATGATATTCACATGCCCGTTCAGTCAAACCTGCTGGAGCAAGTTACAAATCACATGGCCCACATTCAGCTCGCGCCTAGATGTGATTCGCGAAGTTAGGGCTGCCTGGCACGACCACCTCTTCgtggaaattttcatcacctcagcATGGAGCCTgtggaaagaaagaaacaacaaaCACTTCAGGGGGTGGCTCCATTGATATGCTCTTGGCTGGACAGATTCAAAAAAGACTTTGAGTTGCTTCAACATAGGGTTAAAAAGGCACATATTGCCTCACTGCTTAATTTTTGTAACTCTCTCTTGTAACATCTTACTCACCTCTTTAGTTTAGCACCCTCTCTCTAGTGGATGATCACCCCCCCTCTGTACATACCACCCCACCATGTAAACCACCTTTTATATGGAACCTCTCCTACTGTCAATTTGTCAAAAAAACATCAAGCTTATTATCATGGAACAATTCAAATAATAACATCACCTCACTCTTGACAATCTCCCAACAATGTTGGAAGAATTCAATAGGAATGTTGTCTGGCCCTGGTGCTTTATTTGGTTTCATAGCGAAAAGTGCATTCTTTATTTCAGTTTCTGAGAAAGGTCTAGTAAGGATAAAATTATCGATATCTGACAATTTCTCATTTGTCCCCCACAAATGTTCACCCATTTTACAAATGTTCCCAACTGTAAGACCAAAAAGGTCCTTGTAGAAACCAGTAGCATGTTTCAATAGGTTTTTAGTTCCTTCTATCACCATATCTCCACAACTGAGAGAGAAAATAGtattcctcctccttctccaattTACTATTCTGTGACAATAATATGTATTTGTATCCCCTTTCAACAACCAACTTTCATGAGATTTTTGTAACCAAGCAACTTCCTCTTCAACTAAGAGATTGTACAACTCCACCGAGATTTCAACTTTCCTACAATACAGCTCAGGTGACAAGACATCTGTTTCTTCTAGTTTTCTAAATGTTCCAATTCCTCTCTTAACAATCTCTTTTTTTTCTAGCGTGCCCAAACATGTTGGATCCCCAACCTTTGAAGAACTTTTTAAATCTCTTTAGTttaatgttcaaaatatcaattggATCATTGGAGTTAACCAGTTTCATCCAGACCTTAGCAATTAAGGGAAGGAAATCGGGATTTTTTAGCCAATTCAAGTGAAATCTAAATTCTCTCCTCTGCACAGGAGCAGGGATCAGATCCTCAGTATTCAAGATCAGGCGACAGTGATATGAAATCTCTTTCACCAATTTCCTAATAAAAGTCAAAGGGAATAGGCTCTCCCAAGAGTTGGACATAAGAACCCTGTCCAATTTCTCAAGGGTGGGGTTTTGTTGATTGTTTGACCAAGTATACATACCACCATTCATGTCTACTTCTCTTAGAGAAAAGGAATTAATGATAGAATTAAACATATGAGAAGAATGGCAAAGTCTAGTTTTCTTATTCTTCTCACCAACATGTCTAAGGATATTAAACTCTCCCCCCGCAATATACGGACAGGAAATGTTACTACACATGTCAAAAAACTCAGTTAAGAACTCTACTTTAAATTCCTCATGTGCAGATCCATACACTACAAGTATAGAATAGTTCATTTTTTCTTTTGTCCCATAACTCAAATTTCATAACACACCTTCCTACAATACAAGACCTGATATCGAAAGTGTCATGTTTAATACCGCATAAGATACCCCCGGATTTGCCAACAGAAGGGATCCATTTCCAACAAAATGATTTTTCCGGATCAATTTTCCTCAAGATCTTAGAGGAAAAGTCCTTCTTCATTGTTTCCTGAATACCAATAAAATCCAAGCAATATTCCCTAATCATGTTAGATAAGCAAGTTGCCATACCCCTTTTTCCCACCCCCTACAAACAAAAGAGGCTAATcattttttcttgcattttggagAGTGAGCTTTTTTGCTAGGTTTGCCAAGAAGATCTGACGGCCAGAAATCACCCAGATGTGAAATCGAACAGTTAAAAAGACTGATAGGGTGAGAGGGCTCGCTTTAGGCTCAGTTTAGATTTTTTTTTTGTTGAGAAAAAGGCTCAGTTTAGATGCTCTGTAAAAGCCCAATACTGGCGATAGCGGAGAAGCGAGAGAGCCCATCAACCGGATACACACCGAAAAGGTCACCCGATATTGGGCCCTCCGTGCACTCAGCCCGAGCTCTGTTCAGTCACCTCGACGCCAAGCCCGACCACAGCACCACGAATGTCTACTCCGGCCGGCGACGGTGAGGACCCCGGCGCAGGGACGCCGGAAGCAGCAGCGCCATTCTCTGCCGACTGGAAGGAGCGGATCTTGGTCCCCGTCGTGGCCGCCGGTGAGCCGCCCTCACCTGTCCCTCGTTTTCACTTCCGCCTCCGTTGGAGTGAGGAACTGTCGTGGATTTCGTTCACTTTCGGGAGATATCTCTGATCTGTTGAGTTCGTTGACCTGGTTGCTTGGCAGGTGTTGTCGGAGCTGGGTTCGGGCTGGTGTCGCGGCACAGGGCGCGCCTTGGCCCGATCCGCGCTGCCGCTACCTATGCGGCTAACCTCTCCATCGTGGCCGGATGCTACGGAGGTGAGGCCCCTAACACAGAGGCATCAGATTTGTTGCCTTGATTGCAACTTCGAGATGAACTGAATCAACTTTTGATGTTTCTGCGTGGAACATTTAGTGTAGATGGTATCATGATGCGGCGGTGGAATGCTTTTCCTGTTTCTAGCGCACCATTCGAGATACTGGATATGCATCCTTTTACCATTGATTATGGTTTCTAGTCATTTATGGTGGGAAATTTGAATATGGTGCCTGCCCTGTCCCTGCCCATGCTATGAACGGTTTGCAAAATGTTGTGCCCTAACCATAGTAAAAACTCAAATTTACCCAAGGCCTTCTTTTAAAGTAGTATTTGATTATCTTAGTCTGTTGTTCACTTCATTATCATCGCGTAAAATTGCTCGTAATGTAAATCACTCTATTGAAGCAACCTTTTTTCGTTCTTGGATATTTTGATCACAAGATCTAAGGTCTTTGCTCATGAGTAATCACATAGACAACGTGGCAGGCTGGCAGCTATAATCTTGCAGCACATTGCTCACAGCAGGATATGTTTATTACTGCCAGCACTTGACTAGTGAAAGAATGTGCCCAGGGATTTACTGCTTAATATCGTTGGGAATTGTGTAAGTGGCTGTTTATATGTTGAAGTAGGATGTAGCCACGGCCCTATATGTGTTCTGGGAATAGTGTAGTTTTTGCGGGTTCAGCTTCTATTGGTTGGCATGATGAATGCACTTACTTTTAAGTCATCGAATATGGTTTATGTCTTGATCTTTAGTTGGCTATATACAAGTTTCACCTGCTGGCTCAAGTCTTGCTTTAAGGATGCAAGTTAAATATATAGCTACAAGCTAATTTAAACAGCAAAGTGGCCCATACTAGTGCCAGTTCCCATGGTATTGCACGCTTGCACAGTTCCGTGACTTCTTTTTCTCTACTTTGAAATGTTAGTTTGCTCATGTGAATTAATCAAGGTAACAAATAGCATGTTGGAGTAAACTTGCAAAGCACATACTCTTTTGATACTTAGGTGCACGTGAACTTGCAAGAGATGCTCGAGCTACAACACCTGATGACCTCATGAATTCTGTTGTTGGTGGGCTAGCAAGTGGAGCTGTTCTTGGCCGAATACAAGGTTGGTCATTATATTGCACAATCATATATTGACTTATGTTTCTTTTCATACTTAACGTCTTTCAGTGACTCACGTTTGCAGTTTTCCTCAAGTCAAATTTGTCTATAGTGTTCAATTCCTCATTGTTCTTATGGATTTAATCACCACAGTGCACCAAGCAAACTTATATATCTGAAAGAATTAAGTTTATGATATCACTCATACTACCAGTATCAGATCAAGATACATATTAAATTGCATTACGGACTGAAGGTCAGGGAAAACGTGCGATTGTGGTCAGTCATGTGCGTTCTGGTAGAGCTTGTCCAAGTGCTTAGAAGCTAAGTGCTGTGCCAACTGGCTACATCATACATGATCAAAATATCTTTTTACCACATGACCTCGTGTAATGGGACACTCTTATTTTCGCGCAAGTACACGTTTTTTTTTCAACTACATAAATGTATCCATGTACGAAACATCACAGGGTGAATTTAAACGGCACCTTGGGCTTATCTTGTTTTCTATAATCACATGCTGtgtgtggccaggggcgtagtagCAAGGCAACTATTGAGAAAGTTGTCTGTTTTCCCATATTTAGTGAGATGGCAGATTGCCTGTATTACTTTGCACATCGGAGGTCTCCACGGGATCTTCTGATCTGTTCAAATTAACCACTTCCACAGCACCCCCCGCGGCCCccaacgcacacacacacacacggacacAAAAAGAATTCCAGTAAGATCATTTTTGACGCTACGATATTTTGGGCCGGGGAGTACCTTTTCTGATTGATTTGCAAGTCGGCCATTCTAACTCTATTGTACTTCAGGAACTTAAAGATATTTAACCTTGGTTTCCCATGGGTATTTGAGATCAGTTAGCATCTACTGCAAATTTCAATCGGTTTTGGTAATTCTCAGATGCTTGGAATGTTTGCTAATCCTGGTCATCTCAACTTAAACAATAGTAAACCTAAAATTGTAGTCCAAATATGTGCAGTATTTAGTAAAAAGTTACTTCAATTCTCAGTTTTAGTGAGGTTAATCCTCCATAGGATACTTCTTGGTATCTTAGATTTCCGTTTGTCTTTTCAGTTTCAAACAAGCTTAATCAATTTCTCGTATTTAAAATTTAAGTCAATTCTCTATATACGTGGGATGGGGACGAGGAAGATTGGATGTTGATCTAATGGATAAGAAATGTGACTGGGATATAACAAAAAATCAAGTAAGGTGTGACTAGACAATCTCAATTTCAATATATTCAGTTTGATACGATTGCAGAGAAACACTGTTGTATTTGACTCTGTAGCCCAAAAGTACTCTGCTCACTTTGGATTAATTGGGTCTTACCAAACTTAACATCATTGCCCAAAATTTGGATGTTGATCTAATGGATAAGAAATGTGACTGGGATATAACAAAAAATCAAGTAAGGTGTGACTAGACAATCTCAATTTCAATATATTCAGTTTGATACGATTGCAGAGACACACTGTTGTATTTGACTCTGTAGTCCAAAAGTACTCTGCTCACTGTTCTACTATGCTTTGTGAGCCTTGAATATTCAAACAAAGAAAGTTATATTTATGTCCTAAAGGCCTAAACACACCAACAATGCGTCACCATTTCTAATTTCCTCAACTGACCGGAACTGCAGGTGGTCACTTTGGGGCGGTGAAGTATGCAGTCACCCTAGCGGTTGCTGGTACTGCACTGGACTATGCCGCGATGAAGCTAAGCCCTCAATGGCGTGATTGGAAAGAGCATTTGTCCGTTGATACGAAAGACTGGTTTACTGTACCCGAATGGTCACCTATCCAAGTGCTCGATGAGGAGGCCTTGGCGAAGAAACGAGAGCGAGAGGAGTTGCTGTTTGCTCAGCGAGCACTTGGTAAAGTTAGCGAGGAGCCTTAGCTGCCGTGCTTCAGAGAAGTGCATACTGATATATAGGTTCGACGATTTTGTCAAGGCGTTGTATGTCTCCAAGCCGTTGTGTCGGGAAGGTTGCCAGTTGCACCTATCTTGCCCTGAGCTTTATATTAACCTTTTGACATATATCTTTTTTTTTGTCCAAGACATATATCTTTATAATCTTGTTTTGTTCTACTTATTAGTATGTCTGTACAATACCAATGGCTCTTTGGGCATCCTAGGAAGAATAAATATGGGAGAATCCAATCCAAGATGGGACTTGGTGTGAGAGTTCCAATGAATTTCCATTCCCTGCAACTTATCTCTCTAATCATGTACTCTCTCCGTTTAAGTAATTCTTTTTCTGattcagatgtatatagacatgttttagtgtgtttgttcactcattttagtCTGTTATCCatattaaaatatccaaaacatcttatatttatgaatgAAGGGAGTATCAtaccttcgtttctaaatataagcctctttagagatttcaatagggatatatacagatgtatatagacatattttagagtgtaaattcactcattttgcttcgtatgtagtttgtattgaaatctctaaaaaggcttatatttaggaacggaggagtgGTAGCAAAGTTTTGCATTTTGTTTCCTGGATGCATATGGACATGATTACAAATCATTTTTTCTTCCATGGCTGCATTTTATCTTCATTTTACCGAACTCTTAGACTACGTTCCAAGAATGCCCCTCTAAGATGTTTTGGAGATTTTTCTTTGAGAACTCCACCCTTCATAAATGAAACAGCCACAGTTTTGAGTGATACAAACACCCTCGGATGGATCAAGGAGCCACACATGGCATGCCAGCCAAGGTATACACGGAACTCTGTCGCCATGTGATGCCATGTTTTTGGTAATGCCCAGGCTGAACAAATGCAATTTAACATTTTCATTATTGCTCATGACATGATACAATTCATCTGGACACATGCCAGGCCAAGGCCAGTGTATTGTGAACTCCGAGAACCTCGCCAAGTGACGGCGCCCTAAG
This window harbors:
- the LOC119354918 gene encoding uncharacterized protein LOC119354918, which translates into the protein MSTPAGDGEDPGAGTPEAAAPFSADWKERILVPVVAAGVVGAGFGLVSRHRARLGPIRAAATYAANLSIVAGCYGGARELARDARATTPDDLMNSVVGGLASGAVLGRIQGGHFGAVKYAVTLAVAGTALDYAAMKLSPQWRDWKEHLSVDTKDWFTVPEWSPIQVLDEEALAKKREREELLFAQRALGKVSEEP